The region AGCTTAAAGTTGATTTAGGCAAAGATATAAAACCTAAAAGCATTATATCAAAGATAAAACAACAGTACAAAAAAGAAACTTTGAGCTTAATTGACGGTATAAAAATAGACTTTGAAAAGGAATGGGTACACATTCGCCCTTCAAATACGGAGCCCATATTGCGTATTTACACCGAAAGCACAACTCAAATAAAAGCCGACAAATTAGCTGAAAAGTTTAAGAAAGAAGTGCAGAGTATAATTAAGGCGATGTAGAGCTGGAATTTCTTATTGAATTAGCTTTTGGCTGTTGGCTTTTGGCTGTTAGCTGAGTTTAGCCTCTAAGTTTTGGAACGAGTTTCGGGACTTCGCTTATAGAGTTTGTCGCTTTAATTGCCGTGCCTTTAAAGACACGGCAATTGATAAAAGAACACTCCACTAAACTCCCAATTTTCGGTGTT is a window of Lentimicrobiaceae bacterium DNA encoding:
- a CDS encoding phosphoglucosamine mutase, which codes for NGGIIYPPLNYGRDALVGTALFLSLLDEKKIKMSELKNSYPKYFMSKLKVDLGKDIKPKSIISKIKQQYKKETLSLIDGIKIDFEKEWVHIRPSNTEPILRIYTESTTQIKADKLAEKFKKEVQSIIKAM